The following are encoded in a window of Microcoleus sp. FACHB-831 genomic DNA:
- a CDS encoding serine/threonine-protein kinase, producing the protein MQLCLNTACDKPQNPDNNKFCQNCGSKLLLGDRYRLLKVISQGGKGRTFLAVDESSSSKPRCTIKEFLPKNQGTVNPQKASELFNQEVTRLAELSQHPQIPQLLGYFEIKERQYLVQEFIDGQSLAQQLAIEGAFSETQIRELLNELLPILQFVHDRGVIHRDINPENIIRRPPDSQLVLVDFGAAKITTKTVMAKPGTVIGSAAYTAPEQLMGQAFFASDLYSLGVSCIHLITQIHPFDLYNNLDRKWVWQDYLTSPVSKELAKILNKLLATTPKDRYQSGSEVLKALNPAVIPRKPAAVALKLPIAVPICLTPSWKCVETFYGHLSSIHAIAFNPNNQTLASASADKTIKIWNLDGTGLALSLSGHLSLIDTVAFGPDGNILASGSWDYAIKIWNLGADCKDKSLVNITRTLREHTGWIRCVAISPDGENLVSGSEDKTIKIWNLATGELRKTLFGHSSAVNAIAISPNGKIIVTGSADKSIKIWNLATGELLYTIEGHSDEVNSIAISPGGQIIFSGSADNTINKWNLGSDKLLGSLSGHSSSVKSVAISRQGTILVSGSADKTIKIWHPGSGELINTLSGHSDAVTAVAISPGGRAIASGSQDKTIKIWRFE; encoded by the coding sequence ATGCAGCTCTGCCTTAATACCGCTTGCGACAAGCCGCAAAATCCTGATAATAATAAATTTTGCCAGAATTGCGGTTCAAAATTGCTATTGGGCGATCGCTACCGCCTTCTAAAAGTGATTAGTCAGGGCGGTAAAGGTCGCACGTTCTTAGCTGTCGATGAGTCATCCTCATCCAAACCCCGCTGCACGATCAAAGAATTTTTACCCAAAAACCAAGGTACGGTAAATCCCCAGAAAGCATCTGAATTATTCAATCAAGAAGTAACCCGACTTGCGGAACTCAGCCAACATCCTCAAATACCCCAATTGCTGGGGTATTTTGAGATAAAAGAGCGCCAATATTTAGTGCAAGAATTTATCGACGGGCAAAGTTTAGCTCAACAACTCGCAATAGAGGGCGCTTTTAGCGAAACGCAGATCCGAGAATTACTCAATGAACTCCTGCCCATCTTGCAGTTTGTCCACGATCGCGGCGTCATTCACCGCGATATTAACCCCGAAAATATCATTCGTCGTCCCCCAGATAGTCAACTCGTTTTAGTCGATTTTGGCGCAGCAAAAATCACCACAAAAACGGTTATGGCAAAACCGGGAACTGTAATAGGCTCCGCTGCTTATACTGCTCCCGAACAACTAATGGGTCAAGCCTTTTTTGCCAGCGATTTATATAGTTTGGGCGTGAGTTGCATTCATTTAATCACTCAGATTCATCCTTTCGATTTGTACAATAATCTAGATAGAAAATGGGTTTGGCAAGATTATTTAACCTCACCCGTTAGTAAGGAGCTAGCCAAGATTTTAAACAAATTGCTGGCGACAACTCCCAAGGATCGTTACCAATCAGGGTCAGAAGTTCTTAAAGCCTTGAATCCAGCAGTAATACCTAGAAAGCCAGCAGCAGTAGCGCTTAAGTTACCAATAGCTGTGCCGATATGTCTCACCCCAAGTTGGAAGTGTGTAGAGACTTTTTATGGACATTTAAGTTCAATTCACGCGATCGCTTTTAACCCTAATAACCAAACTCTTGCTAGTGCTAGTGCAGATAAGACTATTAAAATCTGGAATTTAGATGGGACGGGTTTGGCACTTTCTCTATCGGGACATTTAAGCTTAATTGATACAGTTGCCTTTGGCCCAGACGGAAATATCCTTGCTAGTGGTAGTTGGGATTACGCAATTAAAATTTGGAATTTAGGGGCTGACTGTAAAGATAAATCCTTGGTGAATATTACACGCACTTTACGCGAACATACAGGTTGGATTAGGTGTGTTGCTATTAGCCCAGATGGAGAAAACCTTGTCAGCGGTAGCGAAGATAAGACCATCAAGATTTGGAATTTAGCAACGGGAGAACTGCGTAAAACGCTGTTTGGGCATTCCAGCGCTGTTAATGCGATCGCCATTAGTCCCAATGGAAAAATTATCGTTACTGGCAGTGCCGATAAATCTATAAAAATTTGGAATTTAGCGACTGGGGAACTACTCTACACCATCGAAGGACATTCAGATGAAGTTAACAGCATTGCCATTAGCCCAGGCGGTCAAATAATTTTTAGTGGAAGCGCAGATAACACTATTAATAAATGGAATTTGGGAAGCGATAAATTGCTAGGTAGCTTAAGCGGACATTCCTCGTCTGTCAAATCAGTTGCTATTAGCCGTCAAGGTACTATTCTTGTTAGTGGCAGCGCAGATAAAACTATCAAAATATGGCATCCTGGTAGTGGCGAGCTAATAAACACCCTCAGCGGACATTCAGACGCAGTTACAGCCGTCGCCATCAGTCCGGGCGGTAGGGCGATCGCCAGCGGTTCTCAGGATAAGACAATTAAGATTTGGCGATTTGAGTAA
- the tsaB gene encoding tRNA (adenosine(37)-N6)-threonylcarbamoyltransferase complex dimerization subunit type 1 TsaB, with product MNKYGLALHTSTPELGLAISNFSTDRRSLNWDLGRDISTFLHQYLVDFIAPQTWADLAFIAVAKGPGGFTGTRIGVVTARTLAQQLNIPLFAISTLAAIAWEKCQHSEVTANNSEQEPSNIQNKAIALQMPAQRGQLFAAIYQLSPTNSTLNQLFPDTVITPSAWQQTLDTWPTPYQLIDIPAGVGMGASVTSLLELAYLDWQQEKRPQWSEALPFYGQSPVDDKAAR from the coding sequence ATGAATAAATACGGTTTGGCACTACACACTAGCACTCCAGAACTGGGCTTAGCTATCAGCAATTTTTCTACTGATAGGCGCTCTTTAAATTGGGATTTGGGACGCGATATATCTACGTTTTTGCATCAATATTTAGTTGACTTTATAGCGCCGCAAACTTGGGCAGATTTAGCGTTTATTGCTGTAGCAAAGGGGCCTGGTGGCTTTACGGGTACTCGCATCGGCGTTGTTACTGCTAGAACGCTGGCGCAACAGTTGAATATTCCCTTGTTTGCGATTTCTACTTTAGCAGCGATCGCGTGGGAGAAGTGCCAGCACTCAGAAGTCACCGCCAATAATTCCGAACAAGAGCCATCTAACATCCAAAATAAAGCGATCGCTCTGCAAATGCCTGCCCAACGCGGTCAATTATTTGCTGCTATCTATCAACTATCCCCAACTAATTCCACACTCAATCAGCTATTCCCAGATACCGTAATAACACCGTCAGCATGGCAACAAACTCTAGACACTTGGCCAACTCCCTATCAGCTAATTGATATCCCCGCCGGGGTTGGAATGGGTGCATCGGTTACAAGTCTGCTAGAACTAGCTTATCTCGATTGGCAACAAGAAAAGCGCCCCCAATGGTCAGAGGCGCTTCCTTTTTATGGTCAAAGTCCTGTAGACGATAAAGCAGCAAGGTAG
- a CDS encoding iron uptake porin, with product MRILNLSICTVATLVALDITPRSLASQAPKLLLEQSFSDEVAPPQIAMLRRSRFANAPPSPTENPPLSQTPELLEPYTQPSKDETWQDVQRLSQENPDAADSESDPMSQITNVSQLRDVKPGDWAYEALRSLVERYNCIAGYPDSTFRGNRSLTRYEFAAGVNACLRQIEKLIATATPDLVRREDLTNLQQLQEQFVLELTMLRGRVDSLQARTGELEGTQFSTTTKLSGLTIVGVQGRSNNRADLFPRDGKRDTSDPGTNINVINFNQLYLTTQFGDRSYLFAGLQASKGTTDPRLTNNVLLSYELFNDNDLILSDLNYRFLISNKLAGIVGTEGVNMAYAFRGPNRVESAASGPLSVFAQRNPILNMGFGRGGVGFDWQFAKRASLQAVYSTTVPGFFHSRERSRGHNTAGVQLALTPTDPVDIALYYVNDYSPDGNLLTGAGDEQITAVNPLTGKSASLQTNSIGATLNWRITPRITLGGWAGYTNSHIPGRSGNVETTNYMAYFNFPDLFKKGNLGGIYVGQPPKIVSSNLPSGNNIPDSINTGLGRKGEQPGTTTHVEVFYRFQVTNNISITPGAIFIFQPGHTPASEPITIGTVRTSFSF from the coding sequence ATGCGTATCCTGAATCTTAGTATTTGCACGGTGGCGACGCTTGTGGCTCTCGATATAACGCCGCGATCGCTCGCCTCTCAAGCGCCGAAGTTACTCTTAGAGCAATCTTTCTCAGATGAAGTCGCACCACCGCAGATAGCGATGCTCCGGAGGAGCCGCTTTGCTAACGCCCCACCATCGCCCACAGAAAATCCACCCTTATCGCAGACACCAGAGTTATTAGAGCCTTACACCCAGCCTAGCAAGGATGAGACTTGGCAAGACGTGCAGCGGCTATCGCAGGAAAACCCTGATGCGGCTGATTCAGAGAGCGATCCCATGTCTCAAATTACCAACGTCTCCCAATTGCGGGACGTGAAACCGGGAGATTGGGCTTATGAAGCACTGCGATCGCTCGTCGAACGCTACAACTGTATAGCTGGTTATCCCGATAGCACATTTCGCGGCAACCGCAGTTTAACACGATATGAATTTGCCGCTGGAGTAAATGCTTGTTTGCGGCAAATTGAGAAATTGATTGCAACAGCAACCCCCGACTTAGTTAGGCGAGAAGATTTAACAAACTTGCAGCAGTTGCAAGAACAATTTGTTCTCGAACTAACAATGCTTAGGGGTCGCGTAGATAGCCTGCAAGCTCGCACAGGTGAACTAGAAGGAACTCAATTTTCCACAACCACCAAACTCAGCGGATTGACAATTGTTGGCGTGCAAGGACGTAGCAACAATCGCGCCGATCTGTTTCCCAGGGATGGTAAAAGAGATACAAGCGATCCCGGTACGAACATCAACGTCATTAACTTTAATCAGCTATATCTAACTACCCAATTTGGCGATCGCAGTTATTTGTTTGCAGGTCTTCAAGCCAGTAAAGGTACAACTGACCCCCGATTAACTAATAATGTTCTACTTAGTTATGAGTTATTTAATGATAACGACTTGATTTTAAGCGACCTGAATTACCGCTTCCTCATTAGTAATAAATTGGCGGGAATTGTAGGGACAGAAGGGGTTAATATGGCTTACGCTTTCCGAGGGCCAAACCGCGTGGAAAGCGCTGCTTCTGGGCCACTCTCTGTTTTTGCCCAAAGAAATCCTATTTTGAATATGGGCTTTGGTCGTGGGGGCGTTGGTTTTGATTGGCAATTTGCTAAACGAGCCAGTTTGCAGGCAGTTTACTCCACCACTGTTCCAGGATTTTTCCATAGCAGAGAACGGTCAAGGGGACACAATACAGCAGGCGTCCAACTAGCCCTTACCCCAACAGATCCCGTTGATATTGCCTTGTATTACGTTAATGATTATTCTCCCGATGGTAATTTGCTCACAGGCGCTGGAGACGAACAGATTACTGCTGTTAATCCGCTTACTGGTAAATCAGCCTCGCTACAAACAAATTCTATTGGTGCTACTTTAAACTGGCGCATCACCCCTCGCATCACATTAGGTGGTTGGGCTGGCTATACCAATTCTCACATTCCAGGGCGATCGGGAAATGTAGAGACGACAAACTATATGGCGTATTTCAACTTCCCCGATTTGTTTAAAAAAGGGAACTTGGGAGGAATTTATGTGGGACAACCACCAAAGATTGTTAGCAGTAATCTACCCTCTGGAAACAACATACCAGACTCAATTAACACGGGTTTGGGACGCAAAGGAGAACAACCAGGAACTACCACCCATGTAGAAGTTTTCTATCGCTTCCAGGTAACGAACAACATCAGCATTACGCCAGGGGCGATCTTTATTTTTCAGCCCGGACATACACCCGCGAGCGAGCCGATTACCATTGGTACTGTGCGGACTTCATTCAGCTTCTAA
- a CDS encoding ABC transporter permease: MDWWQKLKKNPLARFGALLLLVFYVAVIAADFIAPYDPYASQLDGSLLPPTRIYVRNQEGQFIGPHVYPTTQGPTLVETGDRKLTVDFQKPSPLRLFVQGSTYRLFQTRLPLPKWEKVNQVAPIPTPASSPLAAEPSKTDNADKEPQSKQAYTLKWKDVELLSGIPCNWHLFGAAGEGKINLLGTDEQARDQFSRLLHGGRISLSIGLVGVAISFPLGMLVGGISGYFGGWVDSALMRLVEVLMTIPSLYLLVALAAVLPASLSSAQRFLLIVVITSIVGWAGLARVIRGQVLSIKEREFVQAARAMGASPLYIIIRHVLPQTTSYVIISATLAVPGFIGAESVLSLIGLGIKQPDPSWGNMLSLATNASILVLQPWLIWPPALVIILTVLAFNLLGDGLRDALDPRSLRR; encoded by the coding sequence ATGGACTGGTGGCAGAAACTAAAGAAAAATCCCTTGGCTCGTTTTGGGGCGTTGTTGTTGTTGGTTTTCTATGTGGCAGTCATTGCCGCTGATTTCATTGCCCCTTACGATCCATATGCTTCGCAGCTAGATGGCTCTCTCCTACCACCCACGCGGATTTACGTTCGCAACCAGGAAGGACAGTTTATCGGGCCGCACGTATATCCGACAACCCAAGGGCCGACGCTTGTAGAAACAGGCGATCGCAAACTCACTGTAGACTTTCAAAAACCTTCACCGCTGCGGCTATTTGTCCAGGGTTCTACCTACCGTCTGTTTCAGACTCGTTTGCCACTACCGAAATGGGAAAAAGTAAATCAGGTCGCCCCCATCCCCACGCCCGCCTCGTCTCCCTTGGCAGCAGAGCCAAGTAAAACAGACAATGCCGACAAGGAACCACAATCTAAGCAGGCATACACGCTGAAGTGGAAGGATGTGGAACTTTTATCAGGCATTCCATGCAATTGGCATTTATTCGGAGCTGCTGGCGAAGGTAAGATTAACCTTCTGGGAACAGATGAGCAAGCCCGCGACCAATTCAGCCGTTTGCTGCACGGAGGCAGAATCAGCCTCAGCATCGGCCTGGTGGGAGTTGCGATTTCTTTCCCGTTGGGAATGTTAGTTGGAGGGATTTCCGGCTATTTCGGGGGCTGGGTGGATAGTGCTTTGATGCGCTTGGTGGAAGTGCTGATGACTATTCCCAGCCTCTATCTGCTGGTGGCTCTTGCCGCCGTGTTGCCAGCTTCGTTAAGCAGCGCCCAGCGATTTTTGTTAATTGTGGTGATTACCTCAATAGTTGGCTGGGCTGGGTTGGCAAGGGTGATTCGCGGGCAAGTGCTTTCGATTAAAGAGCGCGAATTTGTACAAGCGGCACGAGCTATGGGTGCTAGCCCGCTGTATATTATCATTCGCCACGTTTTACCTCAGACAACTAGCTATGTGATTATTTCTGCGACTCTGGCAGTGCCTGGGTTTATTGGGGCTGAGTCGGTATTGAGTTTGATTGGGCTAGGAATTAAACAGCCTGACCCGTCTTGGGGGAATATGCTGTCGTTGGCGACTAATGCTTCAATTTTGGTGTTGCAGCCTTGGTTGATTTGGCCTCCGGCTTTAGTGATTATTCTTACCGTGCTAGCTTTTAATTTGCTGGGTGATGGCTTGCGGGATGCTCTCGATCCGCGCAGTTTACGGCGGTAG
- a CDS encoding Npun_R2479 family HD domain-containing metalloprotein, producing MFNATEILIDSFVQKIRDGYRRTYGGLNPHYEDIIAWAGSMALENIANSDALYHNVEHSILVALVGQEILRGRHIREGGVSPDDWLHFIISVVCHDIGYVKGVCRQDRDMERMYATGQDGEMIHVPRGGSDASLTPYHVDRAKLFIEERFGGHKLIDAEVIKRNIELTRFPVPKAEDHQDTISFPGLVRASDLIGQLSDQRYLNKIGALYYEFEETGVNKALGYQHPGDLRRNYPKFYWYGVFPYIQDALRYLSLTQQGKQIIANLYANVFTVEHESAEDVQRQLAEQLK from the coding sequence ATGTTTAACGCAACCGAAATTCTCATCGACTCTTTTGTGCAAAAGATTCGAGATGGCTACCGCCGCACATACGGAGGGTTAAACCCTCACTACGAAGATATTATCGCCTGGGCGGGGAGCATGGCTCTAGAAAACATTGCCAACAGCGACGCCCTATATCACAACGTAGAACACTCCATCTTAGTAGCACTTGTGGGACAAGAAATCCTACGGGGCAGACATATCCGCGAAGGTGGGGTGTCGCCGGACGACTGGTTGCACTTCATTATCTCCGTAGTCTGCCATGACATCGGCTACGTCAAGGGAGTGTGCAGACAAGATAGAGACATGGAACGGATGTACGCCACAGGCCAAGATGGCGAAATGATTCACGTGCCTCGCGGCGGCTCGGATGCCAGCTTGACGCCTTATCATGTGGATCGGGCAAAACTGTTTATTGAGGAACGCTTTGGCGGTCATAAACTAATTGACGCTGAGGTGATCAAGCGCAATATTGAACTGACCCGTTTCCCCGTGCCAAAAGCCGAAGATCATCAAGACACAATTAGCTTCCCCGGCTTGGTGCGTGCCTCTGACTTGATTGGCCAGTTGAGCGATCAGCGCTATCTCAATAAAATTGGGGCGCTGTACTATGAGTTTGAAGAAACTGGCGTGAATAAAGCTTTGGGCTATCAGCATCCCGGAGATTTGCGGAGAAATTATCCCAAGTTCTACTGGTATGGCGTATTTCCTTACATTCAGGATGCCTTACGCTACCTGTCGCTGACACAGCAAGGGAAACAGATCATTGCCAACCTATATGCGAATGTATTTACTGTTGAACACGAAAGTGCCGAGGACGTACAGCGGCAATTAGCAGAACAGCTAAAGTAA
- a CDS encoding diguanylate cyclase domain-containing protein, whose translation MNDIKLAEEKFGVLDRVPVGMCVLREDFVVLFWNSCLEDWTKIPRSEILGTNIIGHFPHLNQPKYSSRLKPIFEGGPPTIFSSQLHKYIIPAEIGEGQLRIQQTTVTAVPTVSGVGFYALLGIQDVTDLTSRLQDYRKMRDQALEEIQERQRVEEALRESQHFIQQIADTAPNLMYIYDLSEQRNVYVNRQIGELLGYTLEEILEMAAGVLPSLMHPDDFAHLRKHQEKFAAARDGEIIECDYRIKHKGGEWRWLHSRELVFSRTAEGVPKQILGTAQDITDRKRTEEALRWQTERERLMGVITQHIRQSLNLREILHTTVTEVREFLQTDRVSVLRFNPDWSGVVTVESVVADVTPMLGASIYDPYFEETYIEPSKHDRILVVEDIYSAGLCPNHINLLEECGVRSKLVVPIIQGEKTIHNGQSKRHHPQLWGLLIAHHCSRERQWQQLEIDLLKQLATQLAIAIQQAELYQQLEAANQELQRIATLDSLTGIANRRRFDEYLDVEWRRLVREQMPLSLILCDIDCFKAYNDTYGHQAGDECLRQVARAINRGAKRPADLVARYGGEEFALVLPYTDAPGAIRVAIKILVRVRALQIAHGASLVSDYVTVSLGVASTVPRQDSSPTRLIAAADEALYQAKAAGRNRVQVYAAPDWQLHKPAPPNAIAMGYQ comes from the coding sequence ATGAACGACATCAAGCTGGCTGAGGAAAAGTTCGGTGTTCTCGATCGCGTCCCTGTCGGCATGTGCGTTCTACGAGAAGACTTTGTTGTTCTGTTTTGGAACAGTTGCCTCGAAGACTGGACGAAAATTCCTCGGAGCGAAATATTAGGAACCAACATTATTGGCCATTTTCCCCACCTGAATCAGCCCAAATACTCTAGCCGCCTGAAGCCAATTTTTGAAGGTGGGCCGCCGACAATTTTTTCTTCACAGCTGCACAAGTATATTATTCCCGCAGAGATAGGTGAGGGTCAGCTACGCATACAGCAAACAACAGTGACAGCAGTACCGACAGTCAGCGGAGTCGGTTTCTATGCACTTTTAGGGATACAGGATGTAACTGATTTAACATCCCGCCTGCAAGACTACCGGAAGATGCGGGATCAGGCTTTGGAAGAAATACAGGAGCGCCAGCGTGTGGAGGAGGCACTGCGAGAGAGCCAGCATTTCATCCAGCAAATTGCCGACACCGCTCCGAATTTGATGTATATATATGATTTAAGCGAACAACGCAACGTGTATGTGAATCGCCAAATCGGCGAACTGCTCGGCTATACATTAGAAGAAATTTTAGAAATGGCAGCAGGAGTGCTGCCAAGTTTAATGCATCCTGATGATTTTGCCCATTTAAGAAAGCATCAGGAAAAATTTGCTGCTGCCCGCGATGGTGAGATTATTGAGTGCGATTACAGAATAAAGCACAAAGGCGGTGAATGGCGCTGGCTTCACAGTCGCGAGCTTGTTTTCAGCAGAACTGCTGAAGGCGTGCCCAAACAGATTTTAGGGACAGCTCAAGACATAACCGACCGCAAGCGTACAGAAGAGGCTCTGCGTTGGCAGACTGAAAGGGAACGATTGATGGGGGTGATTACACAGCACATCCGCCAGTCTCTGAACCTTAGAGAAATTCTCCATACTACGGTGACTGAAGTGCGAGAGTTTCTTCAGACTGACCGAGTGAGCGTTTTGCGCTTTAATCCAGATTGGAGCGGCGTTGTAACTGTGGAATCGGTAGTTGCTGATGTGACGCCGATGCTGGGAGCTAGCATTTACGATCCCTACTTTGAAGAAACTTATATCGAACCTTCTAAACACGATCGCATACTCGTTGTGGAGGATATCTATTCAGCGGGCCTATGCCCAAATCACATTAATTTACTGGAGGAGTGTGGTGTCAGATCGAAGTTGGTGGTTCCAATTATTCAAGGGGAAAAAACAATCCACAATGGACAATCCAAAAGACATCATCCGCAGTTGTGGGGGTTGCTGATTGCCCATCACTGTAGCAGAGAGCGGCAATGGCAGCAGTTGGAGATTGACTTGCTCAAGCAACTGGCAACTCAATTGGCGATCGCTATCCAACAAGCGGAACTCTATCAACAGTTGGAGGCGGCAAACCAAGAGTTACAGCGTATAGCTACTCTTGACAGCCTTACTGGGATTGCCAACCGTCGTCGCTTTGACGAATATCTAGATGTAGAATGGCGGCGTTTGGTGAGGGAGCAAATGCCCCTATCTTTGATTCTGTGCGATATCGATTGTTTCAAGGCCTATAACGATACCTACGGTCATCAAGCTGGAGACGAGTGTTTGCGGCAGGTTGCCAGAGCCATAAATCGAGGTGCGAAACGTCCCGCCGATTTAGTGGCTCGATACGGGGGAGAAGAATTTGCGCTTGTTTTACCTTACACAGACGCCCCTGGTGCCATTCGAGTGGCGATTAAAATCCTTGTTAGAGTAAGAGCTTTGCAGATTGCTCATGGCGCTTCGTTGGTGAGCGATTATGTCACGGTAAGTTTGGGCGTCGCTTCCACTGTTCCCAGACAAGACTCTTCACCAACCAGGCTAATTGCGGCTGCTGACGAAGCGCTTTATCAAGCAAAGGCGGCTGGTCGGAATCGCGTGCAAGTATATGCAGCTCCAGATTGGCAATTGCATAAACCAGCACCGCCAAACGCGATCGCTATGGGATATCAATGA
- a CDS encoding chemotaxis protein CheC, which produces MNLTAYQQDVLQEVVNIGVGRAAGVLDEMLCTHIRLQIPCIKILLPDQLKDKLEERLDGERVSAVGLGFRGSFAGNAQLVFPTDSASMLVAILTGEEPGSPDLDSVKIGTLSEVGNIVLNGVMGSISNVFEQRLDYSLPSYKEGTVDNLWPSSDFAPHATILLAQTHFTLEQLEISGDIILIFNVGSFDALIKAIDSAVEEAL; this is translated from the coding sequence ATGAACCTGACCGCTTACCAGCAGGATGTATTGCAGGAGGTTGTCAACATCGGCGTTGGCAGAGCCGCGGGGGTCTTGGATGAGATGCTCTGTACTCACATTCGCTTACAGATTCCTTGCATAAAGATACTTTTACCCGACCAGTTGAAAGATAAACTGGAAGAAAGACTCGACGGAGAAAGGGTTTCCGCTGTTGGGCTTGGCTTCAGAGGCTCCTTTGCCGGCAACGCACAGTTGGTATTCCCAACAGATAGCGCTTCCATGTTGGTAGCTATTCTCACGGGAGAGGAACCCGGTAGCCCCGATCTTGATTCAGTAAAGATTGGGACGTTGAGCGAAGTTGGCAATATTGTTCTTAACGGCGTGATGGGTTCGATCAGTAACGTGTTTGAACAGCGGCTTGACTACTCGCTGCCCTCTTATAAAGAGGGTACTGTTGACAACCTTTGGCCTTCAAGCGATTTTGCTCCCCACGCTACTATCCTCCTAGCTCAAACACATTTTACTCTTGAACAGTTGGAAATTTCTGGAGACATTATTCTAATCTTCAATGTAGGGTCGTTCGACGCTTTGATAAAAGCTATCGATAGCGCGGTTGAGGAGGCTTTATGA
- a CDS encoding response regulator has protein sequence MALILVVEDAWLSRRMMSKVLENDGHTILQATNGREGLEMVRTHNPDCIFLDLLMPEVDGLDVLKTLQDEGSKIPIVVITADIQQSTRQQCLELGAIAVINKPSQPPEILQALKTALSFHQETAP, from the coding sequence GTGGCTTTAATTCTAGTTGTAGAAGATGCCTGGTTAAGCCGCCGGATGATGAGCAAAGTTTTGGAAAACGACGGTCACACAATATTGCAGGCAACCAATGGCCGTGAAGGTCTGGAAATGGTTCGCACGCACAACCCAGACTGTATCTTTTTAGACCTCTTAATGCCAGAAGTGGACGGTTTGGATGTGCTTAAAACCTTGCAGGATGAGGGGTCGAAAATACCGATAGTGGTGATAACGGCAGACATCCAACAAAGTACTCGTCAACAATGCTTAGAACTAGGAGCGATCGCCGTTATCAACAAGCCCTCCCAACCCCCAGAAATACTACAAGCGCTAAAAACGGCTCTGAGTTTCCATCAGGAGACAGCACCATGA